One part of the Lotus japonicus ecotype B-129 chromosome 2, LjGifu_v1.2 genome encodes these proteins:
- the LOC130735856 gene encoding uncharacterized protein LOC130735856, translated as MNRDDERKRRFNEGIVNLLYPPSPQPQLQQDPEPVQALNLIEGSGSGSVDVISGSVSYIKSNAGSLYDNENASTSGDEEEQHVDVNLTRSQRKKIRKKKLKEEAMRRGNLIGPLLPLSSSTATTQCADQVAVLEDAPSVRSNASEEGDDEPACAKSKKLKHRRMAKGMAKDKRVSVSKLESCNQGSISSSVVGLKAPHS; from the exons ATGAACCGAGATGATGAGAGAAAACGCAGGTTCAACGAAGGAATCGTTAACCTGCTCTACCCTCCTTCTCCTCAACCACAA CTTCAACAAGACCCGGAACCCGTCCAAGCTTTGAATTTGATCGaaggttctggttctggttctgtTGATGTTATTTCAGGTTCGGTTTCATATATTAAATCAAATGCAGGCAGTTTGTATGACAATGAGAATGCCTCCACGAGTGGCGACGAAGAAGAACAACATGTTGACGTGAATCTCACCAGGTCCCAACGTAAGAAAATTCGtaagaagaagctgaaggaagaAGCTATGCGTCGTGGAAACTTAATTGGACCACTTTTGCCTCTCAGTTCATCAACCGCCACCACCCAATGTGCTGATCAAGTTGCGGTGTTGGAGGACGCACCAAGTGTTCGATCAAATGCCTCTGAGGAAG GTGATGATGAACCAGCTTGTGCTAAATCCAAGAAACTGAAACACCGGAGGATGGCAAAAGGGATGGCCAAAGATAAGAGAGTAAGTGTCTCTAAATTGGAAAGCTGCAATCAAGGTTCCATTTCAAGTTCTGTTGTTGGCCTGAAAGCCCCCCATTCTTAA
- the LOC130740935 gene encoding U-box domain-containing protein 30-like yields the protein MPMFQPSKRDMVAGFDGSGDGQILDLDTAVKDGVLGGVDGGVLGGGVCEKLDLANMIQEMELCEVPSVFICPISLEPMQDPVTLCTGQTYERSNILKWFNLGHFTCPTTMQELWDDSITPNTTLYRLIHTWFSQKYMLMKKRSEDVQGRASELVETLKKVKGQARVQALKELHHVVAAHGTARKTVIDEGGVSVMSSLLGPFTSHAVGSEVIGILVSLTLDSESKRNLTQPAKISLMVDILNEGSIETKINCTRLIESLIEEKDFRSEIISSHSLLVGLMRLVKDKRHSNGISPGLSLLRTVCFYKEVRILLVSIGAVSQLVELLSGLDPDCLELALSVLDSLASIPEGRVALKDCSNTIPIMVRLLMRISESCTQYALSILWSVCKLAPEECSLIAVDAGLAAKLLLVIQSGCNPLLKQQSAELLKLCSLNYSDTIFISKCKLTRTIQ from the coding sequence ATGCCGATGTTTCAGCCTTCTAAAAGGGACATGGTGGCGGGATTTGACGGTAGCGGCGACGGCCAGATTCTAGATCTGGACACCGCCGTCAAAGACGGTGTCCTAGGTGGGGTTGACGGCGGAGTTTTGGGAGGTGGGGTTTGTGAGAAGTTGGATCTGGCGAACATGATTCAAGAGATGGAGCTATGTGAGGTTCCGAGTGTGTTCATTTGTCCAATCTCGCTTGAGCCAATGCAAGACCCTGTGACTCTCTGCACTGGCCAAACCTACGAGAGGTCCAACATTCTCAAATGGTTCAACCTTGGCCACTTCACATGCCCCACCACGATGCAAGAGCTTTGGGATGATTCGATTACGCCGAATACCACGCTTTACAGGCTCATTCACACATGGTTCTCACAGAAGTAtatgttgatgaagaagaggtCAGAGGATGTGCAGGGTAGAGCTTCGGAGCTTGTCGAGACTCTGAAGAAGGTGAAGGGGCAAGCAAGAGTTCAGGCTCTCAAGGAGCTTCATCATGTGGTGGCTGCTCATGGGACTGCCCGGAAGACTGTGATTGATGAAGGTGGTGTTTCTGTTATGTCTTCATTGTTAGGTCCTTTTACTTCCCATGCTGTTGGCTCTGAAGTGATTGGTATTCTTGTGAGTTTGACACTTGATTCCGAATCCAAGCGGAATCTCACGCAGCCTGCCAAGATTTCGTTGATGGTGGATATATTGAATGAGGGTTCGATCGAGACCAAGATCAATTGCACGCGGCTGATTGAATCGTTGATTGAGGAGAAGGATTTCCGGTCCGAGATTATCTCGAGTCATAGTCTGTTGGTTGGGTTGATGAGGCTTGTTAAGGATAAGAGACACAGCAATGGAATTTCCCCTGGGTTGAGCCTTCTTAGAACAGTGTGCTTTTATAAAGAAGTTAGGATTTTGTTAGTGAGCATTGGGGCTGTTTCTCAATTGGTTGAATTGTTGTCGGGTTTGGACCCTGATTGTTTGGAATTAGCGCTTTCTGTGTTGGATTCGTTGGCGTCGATACCTGAAGGAAGAGTGGCTTTGAAGGATTGTTCCAACACCATACCCATCATGGTGAGACTGTTGATGAGGATCTCAGAGAGCTGCACCCAGTATGCATTGTCAATCCTGTGGTCCGTGTGCAAGCTCGCGCCCGAGGAGTGCTCGTTGATTGCCGTTGATGCAGGGCTTGCTGCAAAACTCCTCCTCGTGATTCAGAGTGGTTGCAATCCGCTATTGAAGCAGCAGTCCGCCGAGCTTTTGAAGCTGTGTAGTTTAAATTATTCAGATACCATCTTCATTTCCAAGTGCAAGCTTACCAGAACCATCCAATGA
- the LOC130735857 gene encoding SKP1-like protein 1A → MSSTGKITLKSSDGEAFEVDEAVAPKSETIKQMVEDASTNSVFPLPNVTSKILAKVIEYCKKHAEAEANPGEKPTEDELRAWDADFTKVNQVMLFDLILAANYLNIKSLLDLTCQAVADSIKDKQPEEIREIFHIENDYTPEEEDEVRKANQWAFE, encoded by the coding sequence ATGTCTTCGACGGGAAAGATCACGCTTAAGAGTTCCGATGGCGAGGCCTTTGAGGTCGACGAAGCGGTGGCGCCCAAGTCAGAGACGATCAAGCAAATGGTCGAGGACGCTAGCACTAACAGCGTCTTCCCTCTCCCCAACGTCACCAGCAAGATCTTGGCCAAGGTCATCGAGTATTGCAAGAAGCACGCGGAGGCTGAGGCGAATCCCGGCGAGAAGCCAACCGAGGATGAACTAAGGGCTTGGGATGCTGATTTCACCAAGGTCAACCAAGTCATGCTCTTTGATCTCATCTTGGCTGCGAACTATTTGAACATCAAGAGCCTACTGGACCTTACGTGCCAGGCTGTAGCAGACTCGATCAAGGACAAGCAACCAGAGGAGATTCGGGAGATCTTTCACATTGAGAATGACTACACCCCTGAGGAAGAGGACGAAGTTCGTAAGGCAAACCAATGGGCATTTGAATGA